AAAAAAAACATGCCGCGGCCGGTGGTTTATTCCATGCCAGCCCACTTTGCCAGGTTTTCACCAACGGAAAGACAACATCCATCCATTCCATGTACGAAGCCCAACCAGAAGTGTAAACCGACTTGACCCCACCCGATCTCAAAAAACAAAACCCGATCTAAAAAAAAAAGACTTACCCCAGGCCGGAAACAAGTCGCCACGCCGTTCCCCGGCCGACCTCGCTTCGCCCCGACCACCGCAGGGCCATGGAGCCGAACGCCACCGTTGAGGCCGACGCCGAGGACGACTACATGGGGGACCTGTCCCACTTCCTCCCGCCAAGCCCGCCCTCTCCCTCCAGGAGCCTCGGGGTCCGGAAGCAACCCCCCAAGCCGGCTCCGCCGGCGCGAGGGCACGCGAAGCGCGCCAAGAGGCTACCGTGGAAGGAGCGCCGGCGGCAGGAGCGCGAGAGGAGCCAGAGAGAGGAGGACGCCCGCACCTTGGCCGGGATGGCGGAGGCCATCCCGGAGAGCAACGTTGGGTTCAAGATGTTGAAGCAGATGGGATACGACCCGGCAGCCCGCGGCGCCGGCGCCGAGCCGGTTGGAATCGAGATCCGCCGCTCTCGGGCCGGACTCGGGGCGGAGCCAGATGCTTCTGTGGCGCCGCTGCCGCAGCCATCGGAACCCAAGacgcgggaggaggaagaaagggagagGAAGCGGGAGGAGGAGATGGTGGTGGAGCTGAGGTCGAGGAAGAGCACGCAATGGAAGGGACGGAGGTTGGTGTGGGACTACCGCAAGGCTGAGGCGGCGCTCGCGCAGCTGGAGAACAGGGAGGTGGAGCCACCGGCCCCCGatggggaggagaaggagaagggagaagatgaagaggaagaggtgatCACTGAAGAGGTAGCCGTTTCTCACTGCTCTGATACTCTTACTTCTGCACCGTTCTTTGTTCTGTAATTCTGTTGGTCAAATTTAGGATTGCAAGCTCAGTATCAGGTTCGGACTTACATGTTCAAAGATGTGCTAATTACTGCCAATTTTTCGTACAAAAATGGAATTAAGTGAAGTAGATGAGAAAAACATTCCAATGGTTAGGATTGTGTATGAGATTGTGATTTGGATAGAACACCGTAATTGTTGTCCGTAATTGTTGTAGGTTTAATGGATTTGTCATATACCAGATATAATTCAGTAATATATGCTGGATTCATGATTCAGAATCTAGCCACATCCTACTGCATTTACCACAACACACTGATCATGAGTTCATGACAATTGATAATTGTGACAACGTGCTTATTTGTCCAATATTTGGttgttcatacatgtttccacaatTATCCCTTGAACTCATGATCATTGTGTTGTTACAAATGCACTAGCAAGTGGCTCGGCTctgaaagtaaaaaaaaaaagGGAGCCCGGTGAACGTAGCTCCCGCTTGCACatggtccggggaagggtccgaccactttgggtctatagtacgcagcctttccctacatttctgcaagaggctctGAAAGTAAATCCTACTTATTTTTTTATTTATCATTATTTCGTTGCCATTTGTTCTTTTCTGCATTTCCTTTTGCCCAAGGTATCATTTTGTAAGTGTTGCTGAAGGAACTGGATTGACATGTCGTTTATGTCTGCAGGGTTTACA
This portion of the Triticum dicoccoides isolate Atlit2015 ecotype Zavitan chromosome 7A, WEW_v2.0, whole genome shotgun sequence genome encodes:
- the LOC119330350 gene encoding G patch domain-containing protein 11-like isoform X1; amino-acid sequence: MEPNATVEADAEDDYMGDLSHFLPPSPPSPSRSLGVRKQPPKPAPPARGHAKRAKRLPWKERRRQERERSQREEDARTLAGMAEAIPESNVGFKMLKQMGYDPAARGAGAEPVGIEIRRSRAGLGAEPDASVAPLPQPSEPKTREEEERERKREEEMVVELRSRKSTQWKGRRLVWDYRKAEAALAQLENREVEPPAPDGEEKEKGEDEEEEVITEEGLQTILDKLRVQHHYCLYCGCKGKAAYYRPKVVGPFPGPCASGSYMHQFESAGALANECPGPNEDDH
- the LOC119330350 gene encoding G patch domain-containing protein 11-like isoform X2, with translation MEPNATVEADAEDDYMGDLSHFLPPSPPSPSRSLGVRKQPPKPAPPARGHAKRAKRLPWKERRRQERERSQREEDARTLAGMAEAIPESNVGFKMLKQMGYDPAARGAGAEPVGIEIRRSRAGLGAEPDASVAPLPQPSEPKTREEEERERKREEEMVVELRSRKSTQWKGRRLVWDYRKAEAALAQLENREVEPPAPDGEEKEKGEDEEEEVITEEGLQTILDKLRVQHHYCLYCGCKFESAGALANECPGPNEDDH